A stretch of the Aegilops tauschii subsp. strangulata cultivar AL8/78 chromosome 4, Aet v6.0, whole genome shotgun sequence genome encodes the following:
- the LOC109742970 gene encoding protein RICE FLOWERINGUS T 1-like yields the protein MSAVDPLVAAHVIYDVLDPFTSTVPLTIGYNNRLVRPGAELKPSAVVSQPRVDIGGNDMRVLYTLMLVDPDAPSPSHPSLREYLHWMVTNIPGTTGVNFGQELVIYERPEPRSGIHRMVFVLFQQLGRGTVFAPDMRQNFSSRNFARQYHLNIAAATYFNCQREGGSGGRRFRPESSQG from the exons ATGTCGGCAGTGGATCCCTTGGTTGCGGCTCATGTTATATATGATGTGTTGGATCCATTTACATCAACTGTTCCACTCACAATAGGCTACAACAATAGGCTAGTCCGGCCAGGTGCTGAGTTAAAACCATCTGCAGTTGTAAGCCAGCCACGAGTTGATATTGGTGGCAATGACATGAGAGTTCTCTACACCCTG ATGCTGGTGGATCCAGACGCCCCAAGCCCAAGTCACCCGTCACTAAGGGAGTACTTGCACTG GATGGTGACAAACATCCCTGGAACAACTGGTGTCAACTTTG GCCAAGAGCTTGTAATTTATGAAAGGCCGGAGCCAAGATCTGGCATCCACCGGATGGTATTTGTGCTGTTCCAGCAACTAGGTAGGGGGACGGTTTTTGCACCGGACATGCGGCAGAACTTCAGCTCCAGGAACTTTGCACGCCAGTACCACCTCAACATTGCCGCTGCCACATATTTCAACTGTCAAAGGGAAGGTGGATCGGGCGGAAGAAGGTTTAGGCCAGAAAGTTCTCAAGGGTAG